A single genomic interval of Zingiber officinale cultivar Zhangliang chromosome 4A, Zo_v1.1, whole genome shotgun sequence harbors:
- the LOC121969750 gene encoding branched-chain amino acid aminotransferase 2, chloroplastic-like — MSMVLGLFSTIRCAVTETSVYSKEPTEIVDLYWDHLGFRWVPTDYMLTMKCIQNGIFTEGELIHYGQDKKKGKRS, encoded by the exons ATGTCTATGGTTTTAGGGCTCTTTAGCACTATAAGATGTGCAGTAACTGAAACAAGTGTTTACAG CAAGGAACCTACGGAAATAGTAGACTTGTACTGGGATCATCTTGGATTTCGATGGGTTCCCACTGATTATATGTTGACAATGAAATGTATCCAAAATGGGATATTCACAGAAGGAGAATTGATACATTATGGGCAG gataagaagaaaggaaaaaggtcTTGA